The Deltaproteobacteria bacterium genome has a segment encoding these proteins:
- the flgL gene encoding flagellar hook-associated protein FlgL has protein sequence MRVTQKLSYDRYVSDLLLRQEKIYNINKQISSGRKVNAPSDDPVNAHKILTSKSLISQFGQYDRNIGYALSHLGITEQALDRAKDAVIRLQELAVTAASGTTTTETRAMIKAEVDNLFDELVSIGNTRFDNRYVFAGYRSDSPAFDSAGAYQGDANVQAIKIGSSASVDMALNGGEVFGGSGGGTDIMATVAAFSAALAADDGDGVRAAIDGLDAGLQQLSKGVSDIGGRVSRLNAAEQDLSVYKLELESTVSILEDADMAELITDLKAGEVALQAALASAGRVFSLSIFDYLR, from the coding sequence ATGAGGGTCACCCAGAAGCTTTCATATGACAGGTACGTTAGCGACCTGCTTCTCCGCCAGGAGAAGATATACAACATAAACAAGCAGATATCGTCCGGGCGGAAGGTCAACGCCCCCTCCGACGACCCGGTGAACGCGCACAAGATACTGACATCCAAGTCCCTGATATCCCAGTTCGGCCAATACGATAGGAACATCGGCTATGCCCTTTCGCACCTGGGGATTACCGAGCAGGCGCTGGACAGGGCCAAGGACGCGGTCATAAGGCTCCAGGAGCTCGCGGTCACGGCCGCCAGCGGCACTACGACCACGGAGACAAGGGCCATGATAAAGGCCGAGGTCGACAACCTCTTCGACGAGCTCGTCAGCATAGGGAATACCAGGTTCGACAACAGGTATGTCTTCGCGGGATACAGGTCCGATTCACCTGCGTTCGACTCTGCCGGCGCCTACCAGGGCGACGCAAACGTGCAGGCGATCAAGATAGGCTCTTCGGCCTCGGTCGACATGGCGCTTAACGGCGGGGAAGTCTTCGGAGGGAGCGGCGGCGGTACCGACATAATGGCGACGGTCGCGGCGTTTTCAGCCGCGCTGGCCGCGGACGACGGCGACGGCGTGCGCGCGGCCATAGACGGCCTCGATGCGGGCCTTCAGCAGCTGTCAAAAGGGGTCTCCGACATAGGCGGCAGGGTCTCCAGGCTCAACGCCGCCGAGCAGGACCTCTCGGTCTACAAGCTCGAGCTTGAGTCGACCGTATCCATCCTCGAGGACGCGGACATGGCGGAGCTCATAACCGACCTCAAGGCCGGCGAGGTGGCCCTGCAGGCCGCGCTCGCATCCGCCGGAAGGGTCTTTAGCCTCAGCATATTCGATTACCTGCGTTGA
- the flgK gene encoding flagellar hook-associated protein FlgK: protein MSSLNGVFNIAKSALMTSQKALNVTSHNISNANTEGYTRQRAVLAANNPVTFGGLQFGTGVSVTAIERVYDSFQTVQLRSAVSLFSNYETAGRHLYALESILNDFDGSGLSSRLDALFNSFQELAANPSSYGERSSLIARATVLADTINSVDSAIRDNISNIRGSIEAKVGEINGIASEIAGLNQQISATELSGMDANDLRDRRDVLLEDLSKLVDVSVAENEQGQVDVFLGGSFIVAGVKSSEMTAGTDPDSTDSFKLYLNGASIESRISSGSIKGDIDGYAYFKDAHSRINLLAASLVKEVNLQHSAGWGLDGSTGVDFFTPLSVSTRSAGTNQGGAVISGGAITDLSQVTLDDYEIRFSGPGAYTVFNIGQNSVVATGAYTSGSAIGFDGLSVTITDGTRPPAAGDKFMVSATENAARDFSVAVTDPDKIAASSTSAGIPGDNTNATALAELRDKGSINGASFGSFYNRVVTDLGTSASNAKARAEAQKIYMSELRAARDSVSGVSIEEEAINLVKLQRAYEAAAKVMSTVDQMLETLLSIR from the coding sequence ATGTCGAGCCTGAACGGTGTTTTCAATATTGCCAAATCGGCCCTCATGACCAGCCAGAAGGCCCTGAACGTCACCTCACACAATATTTCCAACGCCAACACTGAAGGGTATACGAGGCAGCGGGCCGTCCTTGCGGCGAATAACCCGGTCACCTTCGGGGGCCTCCAGTTCGGCACGGGTGTAAGCGTCACGGCCATAGAGCGGGTCTATGATTCCTTCCAGACGGTCCAGTTAAGGAGCGCGGTATCGCTCTTTTCGAACTACGAGACCGCGGGCCGCCACCTCTATGCGCTCGAATCGATACTGAACGACTTCGACGGCTCGGGCCTGAGCTCCAGGCTCGACGCCCTCTTCAACTCGTTCCAGGAGCTGGCGGCGAACCCGTCGTCCTACGGCGAGAGGTCGTCTCTCATTGCAAGGGCCACCGTCCTCGCTGATACGATAAATTCCGTCGACAGCGCGATAAGGGACAACATATCGAATATAAGGGGCTCTATAGAGGCCAAGGTCGGCGAGATAAACGGGATAGCCTCCGAGATAGCTGGCCTCAACCAGCAGATATCGGCTACAGAGCTTTCCGGGATGGACGCGAACGACTTAAGGGACAGGAGGGACGTCCTCCTGGAGGACCTCTCGAAGCTCGTTGACGTATCGGTAGCCGAGAACGAGCAGGGCCAGGTAGACGTCTTCCTCGGCGGCTCCTTCATAGTCGCGGGCGTAAAGAGCTCGGAGATGACGGCAGGGACCGACCCGGACTCCACTGATTCCTTCAAGCTCTACCTGAACGGCGCGTCCATCGAGTCGAGGATTTCGAGCGGCAGCATAAAGGGCGACATCGACGGATACGCGTATTTCAAGGACGCCCACTCCAGGATAAACCTCCTTGCGGCATCTCTCGTAAAGGAGGTCAATCTTCAGCACTCGGCCGGATGGGGCCTTGACGGCTCGACCGGGGTCGATTTCTTCACCCCCCTTTCCGTGTCCACGAGGTCCGCGGGCACAAACCAGGGCGGCGCGGTCATATCAGGGGGCGCCATAACCGACTTGAGCCAGGTTACGCTCGACGACTATGAGATACGGTTTTCCGGGCCCGGCGCGTATACGGTATTCAATATCGGGCAAAATAGCGTTGTAGCGACCGGCGCTTATACATCGGGCTCGGCGATAGGTTTCGACGGCCTGAGCGTCACCATAACCGACGGCACGCGCCCGCCTGCGGCGGGGGACAAGTTCATGGTCAGCGCCACCGAGAACGCGGCCAGGGATTTCTCCGTAGCGGTCACAGACCCTGACAAGATCGCGGCTTCTTCCACGTCCGCCGGCATCCCCGGCGACAACACGAACGCCACTGCGCTCGCAGAGCTGAGGGACAAGGGGTCTATAAACGGCGCTTCGTTCGGGAGCTTCTACAACAGGGTGGTCACGGATCTGGGGACCAGCGCCAGCAACGCGAAGGCCAGGGCCGAGGCGCAGAAGATATACATGTCCGAGCTCCGGGCCGCCAGGGATTCGGTATCCGGGGTCTCCATAGAGGAGGAGGCCATAAACCTCGTGAAGCTCCAGAGGGCATACGAGGCGGCGGCAAAGGTCATGTCGACGGTCGACCAGATGCTTGAGACACTCCTCAGTATCAGATAG
- a CDS encoding flagellar protein FlgN, translated as MNGLIGHLKKEIGLCKELIAVLHRETESIVARDYKALYEAAGEKEGLVRKVNATAGARTRHIEEACASLGIPADNGTALDGIVERGGERGAELGECLKTLAALAASIKELNDLNSLAIRSSLDNIKKTLGFLGNFLQPSAYKPGGKAEDFAFKGSRLSKGA; from the coding sequence ATGAACGGGCTCATAGGACACCTTAAAAAAGAGATAGGGCTCTGCAAGGAGCTCATAGCCGTTCTCCACAGGGAGACGGAGTCCATAGTGGCGAGGGACTACAAGGCGCTCTATGAGGCCGCTGGTGAAAAAGAGGGGCTCGTAAGAAAGGTCAACGCCACGGCAGGGGCAAGGACAAGGCACATCGAAGAGGCGTGCGCTTCTCTTGGCATCCCGGCAGACAACGGGACAGCGCTCGATGGCATCGTTGAGCGCGGGGGAGAGCGCGGAGCCGAACTCGGCGAGTGCCTTAAGACGCTCGCCGCCCTTGCCGCGAGCATAAAGGAGCTTAACGACCTCAACAGCCTCGCCATCCGGAGTTCTCTCGATAACATCAAGAAGACCCTTGGATTCCTGGGCAATTTCCTTCAGCCGAGCGCGTACAAGCCCGGCGGCAAGGCCGAGGATTTCGCCTTCAAGGGCTCGCGCCTCAGCAAGGGGGCCTGA
- the flgM gene encoding flagellar biosynthesis anti-sigma factor FlgM, translating into MKIGGKKPGGVGTDNYVKKAGESGNVKKGGNSGGAASGDSVDISPKAREFQRAKSLLDSVPDMRVEKVVKLKNEVDQGSYEVDAGKVAEKMIERAVRDALQAKK; encoded by the coding sequence ATGAAAATCGGCGGCAAAAAGCCCGGCGGCGTGGGGACTGACAATTACGTAAAGAAGGCCGGGGAAAGCGGAAATGTCAAAAAAGGCGGAAATAGCGGGGGCGCTGCTTCCGGTGACAGCGTAGACATATCCCCCAAGGCAAGGGAGTTCCAGAGGGCCAAGTCGCTCCTTGACTCGGTACCTGACATGAGGGTCGAGAAGGTTGTAAAGCTCAAGAACGAAGTGGACCAGGGGAGCTACGAGGTAGACGCCGGCAAGGTAGCCGAAAAGATGATAGAGCGGGCGGTCAGGGACGCACTGCAAGCAAAAAAATAG
- a CDS encoding M23 family metallopeptidase, which yields MAQAGGIGLGEILLRDFTSAGPLPLDKSLPLRAYSPNHAPEAQIPFAPEAPARNMEFRFPVRGDSRVSSGFGMRTDPMTGEERFHHGIDIAAAEGTPVFPAAPGRVVFSGLKGGYGNLVEVLHDDGHITRYGHNAENLVKAGDRVDTSRPIAYVGSTGRSTGPHLHFEVLMNGIALNPDTFYG from the coding sequence ATGGCCCAGGCCGGCGGCATAGGGCTCGGTGAGATACTACTCCGTGACTTTACGAGTGCCGGGCCTCTTCCCCTGGATAAGAGCCTTCCCTTGAGGGCGTATTCCCCGAATCATGCGCCGGAGGCTCAAATTCCCTTTGCGCCTGAAGCCCCGGCAAGGAACATGGAATTCCGGTTCCCGGTCAGGGGAGATTCAAGGGTAAGCTCGGGTTTCGGGATGAGGACAGACCCCATGACCGGAGAGGAGAGATTCCACCACGGGATCGACATAGCGGCGGCTGAGGGCACGCCCGTATTCCCTGCCGCTCCGGGCAGGGTAGTATTCAGCGGCTTGAAAGGCGGTTACGGTAACCTAGTCGAGGTGCTCCATGATGACGGCCATATTACCAGGTACGGGCATAATGCCGAAAACCTCGTAAAGGCCGGGGACAGGGTCGATACCTCCAGGCCCATAGCATATGTCGGCTCGACCGGCCGGTCTACCGGGCCCCATCTCCATTTCGAGGTCTTGATGAACGGGATAGCCCTGAATCCTGACACTTTTTACGGCTGA
- a CDS encoding flagellar basal body P-ring protein FlgI: MSGLFRVFITLIAFLLMAAQDAGAARIKDIAYVEGVRPNQLIGYGLVVGLNGTGDKSSAVYTTQSIANMLNKLGLKFDPGSIKVKNTAAVLVTAELQAFAKPGSGIDVVVSSLGDATSLQGGTLIATPLRGHDGAVYAVAQGPLALAGFAAGTETARVTKNHQTAAKIPGGAIIEKEVPLSIAGRQELFLSLRSPDFTTAERVARAVNEYFGMKGVATAVDPGSVRLNLPEGFENPVAFISKVEVIDVNPDTVTRIVVNERTGTVVMGENVRISTVAVSHGDISIEIKTQYAISQPEPFSPKGETVVVPFDEVGVDEQKSRLIVLPESVTLGEVVRALNLIGVTPRDLVAILQAIKAAGALQATLEII; the protein is encoded by the coding sequence ATGTCTGGCCTTTTTAGGGTTTTCATAACGCTCATCGCGTTCCTTCTGATGGCGGCCCAGGACGCGGGCGCCGCCCGGATAAAGGACATCGCCTATGTCGAGGGCGTAAGGCCAAACCAGCTTATCGGGTACGGCCTCGTGGTCGGGCTTAACGGCACCGGCGATAAGTCGAGCGCGGTGTACACGACCCAGTCCATCGCGAACATGCTGAATAAGCTCGGGCTCAAGTTCGACCCCGGCAGCATAAAGGTGAAGAACACCGCCGCGGTCCTCGTAACGGCCGAGCTTCAGGCTTTTGCGAAGCCCGGCTCCGGCATAGACGTCGTCGTCTCCTCGCTCGGGGACGCGACGAGCCTCCAGGGCGGCACGCTCATCGCCACTCCGTTAAGGGGGCATGACGGCGCGGTCTACGCGGTCGCACAGGGCCCGCTTGCGCTCGCGGGTTTCGCCGCAGGCACCGAGACGGCAAGGGTAACCAAAAACCATCAGACCGCCGCCAAGATACCCGGCGGCGCGATAATAGAGAAGGAAGTCCCGCTCTCCATCGCGGGCAGGCAGGAGCTCTTTCTTTCTCTCCGCTCGCCGGACTTTACGACAGCCGAGAGGGTGGCAAGGGCTGTAAACGAGTATTTCGGCATGAAAGGAGTGGCGACCGCCGTCGACCCCGGGAGCGTAAGGCTAAACCTCCCCGAGGGGTTCGAGAACCCCGTGGCCTTCATCTCAAAGGTCGAGGTGATAGACGTAAACCCCGATACGGTTACCAGGATAGTCGTGAACGAGAGGACCGGCACGGTAGTAATGGGCGAAAACGTCAGGATATCGACTGTCGCCGTTTCCCACGGTGACATCTCGATAGAAATAAAGACGCAGTACGCGATATCGCAGCCGGAGCCTTTCTCACCGAAGGGCGAAACGGTCGTAGTCCCATTTGACGAGGTCGGGGTTGACGAGCAGAAATCCCGGCTCATAGTCCTACCTGAGAGCGTGACGCTCGGGGAAGTGGTGAGGGCCTTGAACCTCATAGGCGTGACCCCGCGCGACCTCGTCGCCATACTCCAGGCGATAAAGGCTGCGGGAGCGCTGCAGGCTACTCTTGAAATAATCTGA
- a CDS encoding flagellar basal body L-ring protein FlgH, giving the protein MKKVLIMIIMALVAGCATPQPRKIDLTRIPVKGGNTPATTGSIWPGETSRNAFFQDLRAKNVGDIVTVRIIEKTSAINGANTSTARASSNDISISRFFGMPLNFGMRDFLGQGQPFSPEVQSSYDAEFDGSGTTSRSGELSAVIATRVVEVLQNGNLVLEGRKDTIVNNEQQYIVLSGIARPEDINEENVIPSILLSDAKIEYSGSGVVADGQSPGWLRRILDNVWPF; this is encoded by the coding sequence ATGAAAAAAGTTTTAATCATGATCATTATGGCCCTGGTCGCTGGATGCGCAACACCGCAGCCCAGGAAGATAGACCTGACCCGGATACCCGTAAAGGGGGGCAATACCCCGGCGACGACAGGCTCCATATGGCCTGGCGAGACATCGAGGAACGCTTTCTTCCAGGACCTCCGTGCCAAGAACGTGGGCGACATAGTGACCGTCAGGATAATCGAGAAGACGAGCGCCATAAACGGGGCCAATACCTCTACCGCCAGGGCCTCATCGAACGACATAAGCATATCGAGGTTCTTCGGCATGCCGCTCAATTTCGGAATGAGGGACTTCCTCGGCCAGGGGCAGCCGTTCAGCCCGGAGGTGCAGTCGAGCTACGATGCGGAATTCGACGGCTCCGGCACGACCAGCAGGAGCGGCGAATTGAGCGCGGTCATCGCGACAAGGGTAGTGGAAGTCCTCCAGAACGGCAATCTGGTCCTCGAAGGCAGGAAGGACACGATAGTCAATAACGAGCAGCAGTACATAGTCTTGAGCGGTATAGCCAGGCCCGAGGACATAAACGAGGAGAACGTGATCCCGTCCATACTCCTTTCGGACGCGAAGATAGAGTATTCCGGAAGCGGCGTCGTCGCGGACGGGCAATCGCCGGGATGGCTCAGGAGGATACTTGACAATGTCTGGCCTTTTTAG
- the flgA gene encoding flagellar basal body P-ring formation chaperone FlgA has product MILRLLIFAFLSLFLAYPAEAGSNADAISFVKAELAKGLPWDGEAIEIDGIDISGLGPAKYDSMRLVLPKRISQPGKVSYQLEVKRTGQEPRTVWGSARVRVFRNAVLALKPLKVRTKISEGDLKVARVELEEARDSFASASEVAGLVAIRPVTAGSVVKKTHVGPEVVVKRGEKVLLKLDGENITVRSTGIASQDGHKGSKISVKTANGREVLGTVAGPGRVVIKF; this is encoded by the coding sequence ATGATTCTAAGGCTCCTCATATTCGCGTTCCTTTCGCTCTTCCTCGCTTATCCTGCTGAAGCAGGGAGCAACGCGGACGCTATTTCGTTCGTGAAGGCCGAGCTGGCGAAAGGGCTTCCCTGGGACGGGGAAGCGATCGAGATAGACGGGATAGATATATCAGGCCTTGGCCCCGCAAAATACGATTCGATGAGGCTCGTGCTCCCGAAGAGGATATCCCAGCCGGGCAAGGTCTCTTACCAGCTTGAAGTAAAAAGGACGGGGCAGGAACCGAGGACGGTCTGGGGTAGCGCGAGGGTAAGGGTCTTCAGGAACGCGGTCCTGGCCCTTAAGCCCTTGAAGGTGCGTACGAAGATAAGCGAAGGCGACCTCAAGGTGGCCAGGGTAGAGCTCGAAGAGGCCAGGGATTCCTTTGCCTCGGCGAGCGAGGTTGCCGGCCTCGTGGCAATAAGGCCGGTTACGGCCGGCTCTGTCGTAAAGAAGACGCACGTGGGCCCGGAGGTGGTAGTTAAAAGAGGTGAAAAGGTCCTTCTTAAGCTCGATGGCGAGAATATAACCGTTAGGTCTACCGGCATCGCCTCCCAGGACGGGCACAAGGGCTCCAAGATATCGGTCAAGACCGCAAACGGGAGAGAGGTGCTCGGCACTGTAGCCGGACCGGGCAGGGTAGTCATAAAATTCTAA
- the flgG gene encoding flagellar basal-body rod protein FlgG — protein MIRALWTASTGMEAQQMNIDIIAHNLANVNTTGFKRSRADYQDLLYQEMKSAGSSSSPSTMVPTGIQVGQGVRTVSTEKVFSQGNFKQSGNPLDLAIEGDGFFQIAKPDGLTAYTRTGEFKVDSEGRLVTSDGYLVEPQITIPADAIALSISADGIVSATQPGIAIPTQVGTIELARFVNPAGLQPVGRNLYQETAASGQATVGAPGTDGLGTLAQGFLEMSNVSVVEEMVSMIAAQRAYEINSKSIQTTDEMLQTATSMKR, from the coding sequence ATGATAAGGGCTCTTTGGACGGCTTCCACCGGAATGGAGGCCCAACAGATGAACATAGACATAATCGCCCACAACCTCGCGAACGTGAACACAACGGGCTTCAAAAGGAGCAGGGCCGACTACCAGGACCTCCTCTACCAGGAGATGAAATCAGCGGGCTCTTCGTCCTCGCCATCTACCATGGTCCCGACAGGCATACAGGTGGGCCAGGGCGTAAGGACCGTCTCTACCGAGAAGGTCTTCAGCCAGGGGAACTTCAAGCAGAGCGGGAACCCTCTCGACCTGGCGATAGAGGGCGACGGGTTTTTCCAGATAGCGAAGCCTGACGGCCTCACGGCGTACACCCGGACCGGCGAGTTCAAGGTCGATAGCGAAGGGCGCCTTGTCACCTCGGACGGGTACCTGGTCGAGCCTCAGATAACCATACCGGCTGACGCGATAGCCCTTAGCATAAGTGCGGACGGCATCGTCTCAGCCACCCAGCCCGGGATAGCCATACCCACGCAGGTCGGCACCATAGAGCTCGCGAGGTTCGTGAACCCCGCGGGCCTGCAGCCGGTCGGAAGGAACCTCTACCAGGAGACCGCGGCGTCAGGGCAGGCGACGGTCGGCGCGCCAGGGACCGACGGCCTCGGCACGCTCGCCCAGGGCTTCCTTGAGATGTCCAACGTTAGCGTGGTCGAGGAGATGGTCAGCATGATAGCCGCGCAGAGGGCATACGAGATAAATTCCAAGTCCATTCAGACGACCGACGAGATGCTCCAGACCGCCACATCCATGAAGAGATAA
- the flgF gene encoding flagellar basal-body rod protein FlgF, with product MDKSIFVALSGAVLQERRMEVLTDNLANVNTTGFKAQKPLFEDSMTDAFRVRTFGRLDDVVTDIGQGPSQMTHRKLDVAIRGEGFFAVDTPTGTRYTRDGSFVLDPAGVLVTKEGHRVMGEDGPITLTGPDVLIDSNGGMHVNGAAIGRLKLVSFANPAELRREGNYFVGLPGAGEMPASPDTQVDQGFLEGSNVNAVRAMTTMIEAMRSYETNTKLIQSMDEMTKKAIDEVGRTS from the coding sequence ATGGATAAATCGATATTCGTCGCGCTCTCAGGCGCCGTGCTCCAGGAAAGGAGGATGGAGGTCCTGACCGACAATCTCGCGAACGTGAATACGACCGGCTTCAAGGCACAGAAGCCGCTTTTCGAGGATTCGATGACGGACGCCTTCCGCGTCCGTACTTTCGGGAGGCTCGATGACGTGGTGACGGACATAGGCCAGGGGCCGTCGCAGATGACGCACAGGAAGCTCGACGTGGCCATAAGGGGCGAAGGGTTCTTCGCGGTCGATACCCCGACCGGCACAAGGTACACGAGGGACGGCAGTTTCGTGCTCGACCCCGCGGGCGTGCTTGTAACGAAGGAAGGGCACAGGGTCATGGGCGAGGACGGTCCGATAACGCTCACCGGACCGGATGTGCTAATAGACTCAAACGGCGGCATGCACGTGAACGGGGCCGCGATCGGGAGGCTCAAGCTCGTCTCGTTCGCGAACCCGGCCGAGCTCAGGAGAGAGGGCAACTACTTCGTGGGGCTGCCCGGCGCGGGGGAGATGCCGGCAAGCCCCGACACACAGGTGGACCAGGGCTTTCTCGAGGGCTCTAACGTGAACGCAGTAAGGGCCATGACAACGATGATAGAGGCCATGAGGTCGTATGAGACCAACACCAAGCTAATACAGAGCATGGACGAGATGACCAAAAAGGCCATTGATGAAGTAGGCAGGACGTCCTAA
- a CDS encoding DUF2802 domain-containing protein produces MFIWAVVLLVINIAFMGGILYILLCRRGAVPAPAAHTGTADLEKLRTELTEMRRTALALGSEIKRTEAGLSGKRAALEAEPLSALQYRGGTQEGRTEDVYSKALMMHSSGVPVNEIAKVLGLFNGEAELLCSLKRL; encoded by the coding sequence ATGTTCATCTGGGCAGTCGTCCTCCTTGTAATCAATATCGCCTTCATGGGCGGAATACTCTACATACTGCTCTGCAGGAGGGGCGCCGTGCCGGCGCCTGCCGCGCATACCGGGACGGCCGACCTTGAAAAGCTGAGGACAGAACTTACTGAAATGCGGAGGACCGCATTGGCGCTAGGCTCCGAGATAAAGCGAACCGAGGCGGGCCTCTCAGGGAAAAGGGCCGCGCTTGAGGCTGAACCGTTAAGCGCTCTCCAATACCGGGGCGGAACCCAGGAGGGCCGGACTGAAGACGTATACTCAAAGGCGCTCATGATGCATAGCTCCGGAGTCCCTGTGAATGAGATAGCGAAGGTGCTGGGGCTCTTTAACGGCGAGGCCGAGCTTTTATGCTCGCTTAAGCGGCTCTAG
- a CDS encoding HDOD domain-containing protein — MQSSRNLEDVINRTLDLPVLPATTQRVLGMMADPDVSIEKIKKIISTDPGLTTKIMKVANSAFYGSYRNIQNPTQAILRLGLNSVRNIVVATSMKNVYKRFGLTEKLIWEQMIGAAVAASIIARDTRRSDPEDAFIGGLLHDVGKVVLNNEFPEKFALMMQSVYNDAVPFEAAEKEHFDFSQRDVGAHIVKKWGFPESLENLIRGFDVKRASSDDENILNLVNTIALADIMCQKFGMGWRKPGGDEISYGGLPESLGLEKKGLEAIEEKVRLAFAESADLY; from the coding sequence ATGCAATCATCCAGGAACCTTGAAGACGTCATTAACAGGACCCTTGACCTGCCGGTCCTGCCGGCTACGACCCAGAGGGTGCTCGGGATGATGGCCGACCCGGATGTCTCGATAGAGAAGATAAAGAAGATAATCAGCACCGACCCGGGGCTTACCACAAAGATAATGAAGGTGGCCAATTCAGCCTTCTACGGGAGCTACCGTAACATCCAGAACCCGACCCAGGCGATACTCAGGCTCGGGCTCAACTCGGTCAGGAACATAGTCGTAGCAACCTCGATGAAAAACGTCTACAAGAGGTTCGGACTCACCGAGAAGCTCATATGGGAGCAGATGATAGGGGCCGCCGTTGCGGCGAGCATCATAGCCAGGGATACGCGCCGCTCAGACCCGGAGGACGCGTTCATAGGTGGCCTACTCCATGACGTGGGCAAAGTGGTGCTGAATAACGAGTTTCCCGAGAAGTTCGCGCTCATGATGCAGAGCGTGTATAACGATGCGGTCCCGTTCGAAGCCGCGGAGAAAGAGCACTTTGATTTTTCCCAGAGGGATGTCGGGGCCCATATAGTCAAGAAGTGGGGCTTTCCCGAGTCCCTCGAAAATCTGATTCGCGGCTTTGACGTCAAGAGGGCTTCCTCTGATGATGAAAACATCCTGAACCTCGTCAATACGATAGCCCTGGCGGACATCATGTGCCAAAAGTTTGGCATGGGATGGAGGAAACCTGGCGGAGATGAGATATCCTACGGCGGACTGCCTGAATCGCTCGGTCTTGAAAAGAAAGGTTTAGAGGCGATCGAAGAGAAAGTGAGACTCGCCTTCGCCGAAAGCGCGGACTTGTATTAG